Below is a window of candidate division WOR-3 bacterium DNA.
TTAACATTTGCTTAAATGTTATTATATTGTCAACAGGCTGACCGCTTCCTTCCCTTAACTTACCCTAAATAGTGATCAATGGAACAGTACGTTAAACTCGTGGATTACCTTTCCCTTTAGATAGTATTGTTTACAAATTTTTGGTTATGGTTACTCCTGACTAGGGATAACTCGGTGAGTATGAGGATCTCGGAACAGCGATCGCTTTTTAGGGTCAAGACTGAATTCAGCTAGTTATCAATTGATCTTTTCAGACATCAATATTTTCACGGAATTTCGTTAACCGATAAGGGATCCAGGTTGTTTCCCCAGGGATGGGAATGAGTGCCCAGAAACCGGGTTTCTTTAGATATTTGCATCCCCCGGACGATCGCGACGCAATTCGGCGAGGGCGGGACAAAGTTTTGTAGCGATCGTCCCACAAATGTTCGTCAACTTCCTGACGGGAAGGTTTCACCAAAAAACCGTTTCTGCACCGGCAATTTCTGCCAAAACCTGGCGATCTGCTGCAATATCAAGGCCGTTATCATTGCCTAAAATCGCTAATATCCTCGTAATTTTTCTTTGGTTTAACTTCTCCACTCGCTGATATTCAGGGGTACTTAAAGCTATTTCGGCTTTGGGATAATCTGATAAAAAATTCCAAAAATGCCAAGGTAAACGCCGCACCAATTCATCATCGGTTTCCAGAATTAATTGGATTTCGTCATTCTGGTGCAGATGCGATCGCAATTGGCGATCGATATTTCTAAATTCCTCCGCATCCAGCCACTCATTAACAAGCTGAATATAACGCTGGCAAATATCCGCAGATTCCATCTCAGAAACATTGGCGATATCTTCGCGCTCGATTTTAATTCGGGGATGCCATCCCGGACGGCGATAAAGTGCTTGATAAATTAAATGCCATCGACAATAAATCCCGTCTAATTCTACCCCTGGAGGTAAAGCCCCAGTAAATTTCAGGGGGCGGGGATTCTCCGGTTCCCAAAGTAGGGCAGTGACATGAGGAAAACCGGAGAGCAAATTGCCATATCCTAGATTAATGACAACGATAGTTGGTTTTTTGTGATTCGCCATTAAAAAGTGGTTAGCAATGTTTCTACTGGTTGCAATTGATTTAGGGGAATATATTCTGCTTCTATACTATTAATAAATACCAAAATCTTCGCGGCTTTAACCGAATCTTCAATTTGCACCACCACATAGCCAATGCGAGCGCCCCAAACCTCCTGGGGAATTCGACAAATTTGCTGATTTTCCCGGATGGGACGACATTCGAGAACCCCTAATCCCGTAGCTTGCCTGATTTAACAATCAGTCGGTACAGTTGAGTTAACCCTCGCTGGCGTTCAACACTTCCGGGAGGGTGGCGACAAGTCTCGGTAATTAGCGATTGTAATTCGTCATTAATCATTTCACTAAAATGCCTTTAAAAAACATTTCGTCTTGTCTTTTTCTCGTTGCGTTGATCGCTATAGGTAAAATTGAGTAGCTGACTATCCCCAAGCCCTTAATTTTTATCAGCAAGCATTGGATATTTTGCCAGCCGAAAATCATATTTTATGCTATGATTCTAAATAATATGGGGGAAATTTATCGCGGTTTAGGACAACCAAAAAAAGCCCTGGCTTCTTTTCAAGCAGCCTTACCGCTATTTGAACAAGAGTCAGACCCTTTTGCCGTGGGAATTGCTCTCAGTAATATTGGCGCAGTTTATCATGCTCTCGGTGACTATTCCCAAGCTTTAGAATTCTATGAAAAAGGGTTAGCGATCGCCACGGAAATCGAAGATGCCGTGGGAATTGGTCAAACTTTGCTAAATATGGGCGCGGTTTATGAGAAATTAGCCAACTGTTCCCAAGCCTTGCAATTGTATAACCAAGAATTAGAAATGATGACTGCGATCGGGAGACTGCACGATTTACTAATAAACCCGATTGCCGATTTACTGCCCAGTAATCCAGAAAACAAGGTGATATTTATCCCCCACGAGGAGTTATTTTTTGTACTGTTTCCGGCGCTAATCGATGAAAGCGATCGCTATTTAATTGAAAAGCATACCATGCTCACAGCACCAGCAATTCAGGTGTTAAAATTGACTCGTCAACTGGCACAAAATCGAACAATTAGCAATGCAAATAACAATATAAATAACCCCACAAATGCGTTAGTGGTGGGCAATCCAGTGATGCCGGAATACTCCATGCAACCGGGAGAAGAAGCAAAGCAATTGCCTGATTTACCGCATAAAGAAGCAGAAGCGATCGCGATCGCCTCTATGTTGAATACCCAGCCTTTAATTGGCAGTGCAGCGACCAAAGCAGCGGTTTTGCAACGCATCGGTTCGGCAGCGATCGTGCATTTGGCAACCCACGGGTTTTTGGATGATTTTACTGAGTCTGGTTCTGGTTTTTTGGGGGCGATCGCACTAACCCCAAGCGAAGGCGATCGGGGGTTTCTCACTTCTGAGGAA
It encodes the following:
- a CDS encoding DUF1822 family protein; the protein is MRQATGLGVLECRPIRENQQICRIPQEVWGARIGYVVVQIEDSVKAAKILVFINSIEAEYIPLNQLQPVETLLTTF
- a CDS encoding CHAT domain-containing tetratricopeptide repeat protein → MILNNMGEIYRGLGQPKKALASFQAALPLFEQESDPFAVGIALSNIGAVYHALGDYSQALEFYEKGLAIATEIEDAVGIGQTLLNMGAVYEKLANCSQALQLYNQELEMMTAIGRLHDLLINPIADLLPSNPENKVIFIPHEELFFVLFPALIDESDRYLIEKHTMLTAPAIQVLKLTRQLAQNRTISNANNNINNPTNALVVGNPVMPEYSMQPGEEAKQLPDLPHKEAEAIAIASMLNTQPLIGSAATKAAVLQRIGSAAIVHLATHGFLDDFTESGSGFLGAIALTPSEGDRGFLTSEEIIGLNLTASLVVLSACNTGGGKITGDGIIGLSRAFIGAGAESIIVSLWQADDKATAKLMQEFYRILPQTGDSLQAIRFAKSGSGFATSNAD